The DNA window ttatttttatataaatataggaAGCTTAAATAATTTGTTATGGACGCAGTTGGCAATGCTTGCTTTTACACTTTCTTGAAGCTTGAAACTACGAGACGAGAATCGTTGGCAGTGAAATACTTTGTATTTAATGTTTGTCTAGCAATTTTTTATGCTTCAACTTGAAGATAGGATGATAGTATCAAAATAtttgtttgtaacaccccgaacccgaaaccgacaccggagtcgaacacgaggtgttaactgactttaaccccttataaaatttattttccagacactgcccaatctgtgtactagtcgttttaaaaatcatatcttgagtttcgtaactcgaaaatcagtttcgtaatttttcacagaaactagactcatgtgcccatctatgtatttttttctagaatttttggtcgggccaattagtacagtttattagtcaaagtctcctaagttgcaggggtcgactacactgacctttgcccattacgacttggatatctccctgcacagggcttcaatactgatgccgtttgtttctatgaaaactagactcagagaggaatctgtacatatatggtacgacccctaattatctctggttaatttataatgaatttccaaagtcggagcagggaatccagaaaccgttctggccctgtcccacaaaaatctgattatctcttaatatactgcccatatgatcttttcgttacttcctcatgaaaacagactcatcgagcttcgattacataatttattcatcaattaattccactcctactatttttagtgatttttcaatctcatgacactgctgctgccagcatctgttacgaaagtaactaggtccatttcatgcctacccttgatccaactcaatcgaacattcgtgccattttcgcatggcttaaagtttacatgccaaagttcaaacacaacgtaatagcttatacatgccaaaatgttcttctaagccaactaagaagaaagtaccaaaacttgctatccggtctgatgacttcgatgacggcctgaccccgcaaaaatagatgagtccaagcaacctataatgggtgacaaggaaacaccgagtgagtttataactcagtaagtcataagcaatgcactaccatccatcaataacattatcacaagaggaaacaaaatggaacgagacaatttactccatccatacggaaccataccatagttcctccaacctatcgattcaatttcatatcaattcatgcattcacattccatatactcatcaataggacattgaagcattttcataaatcaatttattttcgttacaatcaacgactaaacggcctttcacccatcctacgataaattttatgtacgtgacttcaagtatatttgtcacataggttcaaacttaccgagctcaacaccaagtataagcatagcacctattagccatgtactcaagacacttacccgatccgctgtccgcgatcgactcaatagtgtcgcacacatagtgtccataatgattcacgaatgtatattgagtccgcacactcagtgctatataatcaactcgcacacttagtgctacgtaatcaaatcgcacacttagtgctacatagtcaaactcgcacacttagtgccgcatggtcaattcgcacacttagtgcatcatattcatttcgcacacttagtgcaacatagtcaaatcgcacacttagtgctgtacaatttaatcccgcgcacttagcgccaaatctcatggtcataaatggttatacccgcacgtttagtgccgagatcaacaactcagtacatcttacctcttttcttttcattcaacaatttcatcatcacatacgtacatgcatatatatatatatatgtatatttattcattccattcagcatcaatacataaacattatgaccatttgaaataataccaactacatgcttaatgacttacctcgtgttgggtaagacggttccaactcggctactcgataaccttttctttgcctttgctcgattcacctcctttaactccttgagctaaatcaataatttaactagtttaaccatcttgctaaacattcattcttcaattgcacatgcatatgtatgtttgtatattcggcaatgacaatggtaacttagcaacccttaatttaacttataattgttcgtaacacatttaaagcatccactccattccatcattttaaagcacatacattactcaatattatccaaattcacattcggcatttccacaaacacacatgccgatttcattcactcatctctaatgttaattaagaaatgccgaatgtcaccaactaaatggcatacacacacacccacatgtataaaagtcatccacaccacctatagctcattcggccttcacccttactagtttttcccattcttttgtcggttatatatacatagtcctaaggtagtatcacgaatgggcttacatatatatgtatatatatatatatagccgaatatgcaaagcttaactcaacatcacataagctcctaagtgatggccgaatatgtatatctatatatattcatcaactatactattacctttaatttatctaatcacacaatttcatctcatgaatacttgacccatttctcacaaaaatgaaacaacaactaaaatgaacatcccatttttaccccatatggccgattacttcattagttaccaagctaacaattcaacaatttcaacctcattacaacctctacctatccaatataacatgaacacaatcctccacccctaaattagattcggcaatcacttaacccctttaacctcaactttcaagttaaaagcaattaaccactcaccatatcctacattactatccattttaatgacattaacacatctactaagagtttcaagcttcttggccgaatttcaacctcaaaatcctaagtctaatctataggatgagtagaatttgaactaaccatctcaaacatgcatagattttcaagaatcattcaatacatacctcattctagccatcttccaagccaaaatccaataaccaaatctcccttccttctcctcactcacggcaaaagccaaagaaaaaaaagatgaacactccctcttccctccttattttattcatctcttcctttttaattcctttctttaatttattttaatttacttaccaatattaaataataaacaacataaacttggaggaatggagtcatgcttggccggccacttatcaagaattgggcactttgacatgcaagtcccctttttcttccacatgcactaataggtcctcatgcattgacctatcacattttaaaattttctcatataagtcctattgactaaattcacatgcaatcgactaaatcgaagcttgaaattttcacacattcatgattacatattctagacaataaacatcacattcaaacctttcggtgactcggtttagcggtcccgaaaccacttcccgactagggtcaattttgggctgtcacattgttAGTCTAATTGTGCCATTAATGATAAGTATAACACTTGAGACCATATTATCAAAAAATTGACAAACTTGAAGGATGGTTTACTTATTTCTCCTTGTTAGTCCTGACAATTTGTGCTAAATAAATCTCTTGTTCTTGCATTTGACATGGAATGGCATTTTCCAGATATGGGTTGTTTGGGAGGTAGTCTGATGTGCATGTTTTCTGAAACCATGATTTTGTAGACAACTAGGCATTATGTTCTCTACATTGTTGATTTTGCAAATATGCATGTTATGATTTGTAGGGACAAAGCTCTTTGTAGTTTGCAAACCCGGGACACAGCACATGGAGGCTCTCTTGAAAGTTGTTTATGAGCTCTACACAGATTATGTTTTGAATAACCCCTTCTATGAGACGAAGATTCCTATACGATGCGAACTCTTTGACATCAACCTGACACAGGCTATACAGAAGGATCGTGTTGCACTTTTAGGGCGATAAGCTGTCTTGGAACCTTTATCTTACCAAAATGTCACCATATCTTATCTTCATCCGTACACTTTTGATGGAAGATTGCTATCAAGTTTGTATCAACCTGTGTATTGGGATATCATCAAGCTCTTTTGTTTAGCTTATAAGTGCTGAATCATTTACAATATATAATGATTTTTGGAATTGTTTCTCTCaattaacatttataaaattaatgaaaaaaaatcctTTTAGAGGCATGCTCCCCAATTATTTTTTTGCTATTGTTTTTCAATCTTTATCTAGGAAGAAGTTACAACAAGGGATATCTTATGAATGAAACATTCATAATGAATCATTTGCATTCATTCAACGAGAAAGATATTGTATGTGAAATCTCTCCTgtattcaaaaattaaacaaaagttTGCATTTAATTTGCTTGGTTGTTTATGATAATAGTTGGTTTTCAATGTTTTGGAAATTAGATGGACAAACAATTGAAGGGAAAATTTCGATAaaagattaaaatgaaaaatatggtctTAATAAATAGCTTTGAAAAGACAATAAGACATGCATCTCAAAATACCATATGGATTATAACAAAACGAGGATTCTTACACGGTTTCAAATGAGCTTAGTTACATTGGCATGCAAAGACCATATGCTAAGCTCAATATCATTTtcataaaaacataaacataaacatatatttaagaatttttttcattaaattatatattatttttatatatattatttttatagtattatatattatgatttttttaattcatataataataattttattaagaattttattaaattatatattattttattaaattatatttaataataattgttaaaatatggttaaattatttattatttttattaaattattaatattaataatcttattaaaatttaataacaataacaataatcatttacctaaaaaaatttctgctaagggtattctagtcattttagttttttccttatgctattacaacatcattccattcaaccaaacacaagaatactattacagttctattccattccattcaaccaaacaattgaattattattacagttctattccattacagctctattccattacagcgaaccaaacatgccctaaattgaataaatgtaaaatctgtaatgaaaatttgctagaaatagaaagtatagggtccctaatgaaagaatgtgaaattgAACTTTGATTCGAAGTTAGGAATCGGAAGATAAGCTTATCGcgagtttagggactaagttgaataaaatataaaatatgtgtatgataaaaaagggattaaattgaatcatgCATCTCATGGCACTGTTGTTTTGAGTCATTTAGTGGCTATTGTGTATTAGTATATCATATtgattggtataaatatatatgtatagaatCAGAATCGGATAAAAGTGGAGCTtgtaaaggaaaaacaaaaattgtGAATTAAGTCTTGAGAAATATACTCGTTTTGTGTTTTGAAAGGAAAGTTCTTAATGGAACTTACTACTAACCACCTCCACCACTGGCGTCCAAATACCTGAGCGGAGAATCAACACTAAAACAATCAATCTATGTACGGTGTACTGCAAGTGTGATAGGTCAATTGTTATATTTtcagtgttacaatggaacacatGAATATTCCAATGATCGAACCCAAGAGAGTTTTGTGCTCAAGTGATTCTAAACTATAACATGCAATACGGATATCTAGCTAACTACTCACTAGGCTTCATATTACGGTAAATCATAATTAAAGGtgaattaaacaaattaattaaaacagaaaaggactaaattgtaaatcaCGTAAACTATGAAACTAGCAAATTCGATAACAAACAGCGATTGGTTTATTTCCTTGTTGTTGGTTAACCTTTGAATCAGAGATCTAAATCGCTAATACTCCTAAATTGGTTCAATTTTACCTCTCGGTCTCAATTTTATCAAGTTAGATAAATTACTCAAGTTTATCTCTTGACCTTACCAAACTAGCCCGGGATAATCAAATTGGTGTTTGATAAGATCTCCTCTCAGTTTCACTTATCTAAATTCCCCTTTAGGGGCGTCAATCCTAAGTTTTGGATCCtatatgatttagttcaaattttgtgatttagtccttaaaccctgcattttatttttatgaattatgtgggATTCGTTCTCGCAATTGGCTGATTACTCTTGTTATTCATGATCTTACTTCTTCTTCAAGTGAAGCTAACACTCACATTGATGGTGTAAGGCCCAATCCAAAATCTCATACTTCAATCATCCTAACACCGAATATAGATATCAGAGCTATCTTGGAGAAATCTCGTGTTAAAGAGAGTGCTTCAGCTGCTCTTTCTAAGAATCCAGTTACAAAGAAGTACTAAAAGAGTCCTAGAACAAGTGAAGATGCTTCATCTGCTAAGAAGAGTGAGCCCCCTTAGCCAATGTGGCGTAGACTTAAGAAGGGACTTCCAGACTCAAAGGTTCCTTCTCGTACTATTCCATTATTGTCTATTGTGCCATCAATCCTAGTGGAGTCCGCCCATACTGCAGACTCACCTACTCAAAACACGAATCCTTCTCATGTTGACACCCCTATCAAAAATTTTATCATTGGATCCACTTGCGATCCCCATAAATCTTAAACCACAACCCTCTTCCTCTATTAAAAGTGATGAATTCTTTCCTTAACGTAACCTGTATGCTTCAAGGTTATCCTctgtttttttaaattcaatcttCCAGAGCCAATACAACATGATCCCTCCATAATTAAAAAAGGGTTTTCGATCTTAAATTGTGCCTAAATCAAACTCATCTCCTATCTCAAAGATGGCCAAATTTGCCTAGACTCTATCTATGGAATATGGGCTGTTGAGTGGAACCCTTTAAGAGTTCAAAATTACTATAAGGCCAAGATTGCAAGCTTGAATCCCTAAAACCTAAATCCCTAACTATTAACCCCTAACATCTAAcacctaaacccctaaaccttaaaccccagcCCTTAGACCATACTGATccctaaattaaccttaaaatagtaactcttaaatcggccttaaatcttaaattaatcatataccctaaaccaaaaaccctaaactatagtgataattaatttaatattttaaaattaatactatctcttttacgattatataagaaattttttaatatataaattaaaacacaataattatctacccaaaaaactttaacaatattttaaataatagtattttcatttttccatgtgttttatttcaaattatttctacgtgtcactattttttttaagattttaaatattcaattagaaattaattgaattttatttaattaatataaataaaccaattaaaataaaatatttttacggtgttttttgaaaaacgccgctaaagccccgagcattagcggcgtttttccagaaacgccgctaaagcctcATGCGTTAGcgacgctttttcaaaaacgccactaaagccccGAAAACTCAAAGAACGACGTCGTTGTGCTTCGGTTTTTTGCGGCACGTTTTGGAAAATGtcgctaatgctcatttttaaTGGCGCTTTccaaaaagcaccgctaatacTCGATCTTTAGCAGTGATTTTTTAAAAGCGTCGGTAATGCTtgacttttagcggtgtttttttatccaaacaccactaaaaacgccgctaaaagcctgttttggtgtagtgtctACCAGGTTCTGCGTATTATGCATACAGGGCTTTTTCATCTTCATAatttgagaaccgactaaaccaagCTCTGATGTCAAACTTGTAACGCCCTCAATCCATCTTTGATCACATGTACATAACAAGTACATTCCTTCTGACATACAGTTAGAAAAATCCTTATTCAAAATATGCTTCTTTTACATTTACCCATCACTTTTATATCTCATCATTTCATTATTTACAGCCGAATCATGGTCTTTTATAACACTTTATCGTAGCCCATAGAGGCACTGTG is part of the Gossypium hirsutum isolate 1008001.06 chromosome D11, Gossypium_hirsutum_v2.1, whole genome shotgun sequence genome and encodes:
- the LOC107913588 gene encoding trafficking protein particle complex subunit 4, whose protein sequence is MDTNDSLRVASLWHSMHAISQQLSPTTGCSEIELLEADTFDLHIFQSLTGTKLFVVCKPGTQHMEALLKVVYELYTDYVLNNPFYETKIPIRCELFDINLTQAIQKDRVALLGR